A region of Flavobacteriales bacterium DNA encodes the following proteins:
- a CDS encoding D-alanine--D-alanine ligase, with the protein MRPIIAVLAGGFSGEYEVSIKSAGTIMDHLDQARFESYLVVMSEEGSVAKTSAGDQPLDLNTFSFDLGGQKKQFDYAYIIIHGTPGEDGKVQGYLDMMRIPYNTGSLLNMALTFNKAHTQVLMKLHDIPVADHIIFRADDRPDAQQVVDRLGLPCFVKPTESGSSIGVTKVKTIDALEAAIDTALAIHPEVIIESLLTGKELACGVFRDEGAIRALPVIEIRSTREFFDYTAKYDDAETEEIVPAPIPEAAFKKCQELSKRIYDITDCRGIARADFFLCEDGLYFVEINTIPGMSPESLIPKELRAEGLDLTELLSRMIINDMEQFQKK; encoded by the coding sequence ATGAGACCCATCATTGCGGTATTGGCTGGAGGATTCAGTGGAGAGTATGAAGTCTCCATAAAGAGTGCCGGCACCATCATGGATCATCTGGATCAAGCGCGGTTCGAGTCCTATCTGGTGGTCATGAGTGAAGAGGGCTCGGTGGCCAAGACCTCGGCCGGGGATCAGCCACTCGACCTGAATACCTTTTCCTTCGACTTGGGAGGTCAGAAGAAACAATTCGACTACGCCTATATCATCATACACGGTACGCCTGGAGAGGATGGGAAAGTCCAAGGCTATCTGGATATGATGCGTATTCCCTACAACACGGGGTCTCTATTGAATATGGCACTGACCTTCAATAAAGCGCATACCCAGGTGTTGATGAAACTCCACGATATACCCGTGGCCGATCACATCATATTCCGAGCAGATGATCGTCCCGATGCTCAGCAAGTGGTCGATCGGCTAGGCCTTCCCTGTTTTGTAAAGCCTACCGAATCCGGCTCGAGTATCGGAGTCACCAAGGTGAAGACCATCGATGCTCTAGAGGCAGCCATCGATACGGCCTTGGCCATACATCCTGAGGTCATCATCGAGTCGCTACTCACCGGCAAGGAGTTGGCCTGCGGGGTTTTCAGGGATGAAGGGGCAATACGTGCCTTACCCGTGATCGAGATCAGGTCTACCCGTGAGTTCTTCGACTATACTGCGAAGTACGATGATGCTGAGACGGAAGAGATCGTCCCGGCTCCTATTCCCGAAGCAGCATTCAAGAAATGTCAAGAACTCTCCAAGCGTATCTATGACATCACCGATTGCAGGGGTATCGCCCGAGCCGATTTCTTTCTTTGTGAAGATGGATTGTACTTTGTGGAGATCAATACCATACCGGGTATGTCCCCAGAGAGTCTGATACCCAAAGAACTGCGTGCAGAAGGACTGGATCTGACAGAACTTCTCAGCCGCATGATCATCAACGACATGGAACAATTTCAGAAGAAATGA